Proteins from a genomic interval of Paenibacillus sp. FSL H8-0048:
- the xylF gene encoding D-xylose ABC transporter substrate-binding protein, producing MVLAASMAGCGVVSSGDNEKKESAGAAKDGDKIVIGMSMDTLKEERWQKDRDIFTAKVQELGGEVKVLAANGDDATQLSQAEQLISQGVDVLVVIAHNAEATAPIVDKAHKEGIKVIAYDRLINNSEVDYYISFDNVRVGEFQAQAVIDKAPKGNIVYIGGADTDNNAHMFKEGAMNILKPLAEKGDIKIVYDQFSKDWKPEEALKNMENALTANNNDVQGVVAANDGTAGGSIQALTAQGMAGKIPVSGQDADLAAVQRIAEGTQLMTVYKPINAIATKAAEMAVAAAKGEAISTDKTVNNGKIDVPSVLLDPIAVNKDNLDVLIKDGFHKLEDVYKNVPKDQWPKQ from the coding sequence ATGGTGCTGGCTGCATCGATGGCGGGCTGCGGTGTGGTCTCAAGCGGTGACAATGAGAAGAAGGAGTCTGCAGGAGCGGCCAAGGACGGGGACAAAATTGTCATCGGCATGTCCATGGATACCTTGAAGGAGGAGCGCTGGCAGAAGGACCGGGATATTTTCACAGCAAAGGTACAGGAGCTTGGCGGTGAAGTGAAGGTACTGGCCGCGAACGGGGATGATGCTACCCAGCTAAGTCAGGCGGAGCAGCTGATCTCCCAGGGTGTGGATGTGCTCGTGGTCATTGCCCATAATGCGGAGGCTACGGCTCCCATCGTGGATAAGGCCCATAAGGAAGGCATCAAGGTCATTGCCTATGACCGGCTGATTAACAATTCCGAGGTGGATTATTACATCTCCTTCGATAATGTGCGTGTCGGTGAATTCCAGGCTCAGGCGGTCATCGACAAGGCTCCCAAGGGCAATATCGTCTACATCGGCGGCGCGGATACCGATAACAATGCCCACATGTTCAAGGAAGGCGCGATGAATATTCTGAAGCCGCTGGCAGAAAAGGGTGATATCAAAATCGTCTACGACCAGTTCTCCAAGGACTGGAAGCCCGAGGAAGCTCTGAAGAACATGGAGAATGCGCTGACCGCGAACAATAACGATGTACAGGGCGTGGTAGCGGCGAACGACGGGACAGCGGGCGGCTCGATCCAGGCGCTTACGGCGCAGGGCATGGCGGGCAAAATTCCGGTATCCGGCCAGGATGCGGACCTCGCCGCTGTACAGCGCATCGCCGAAGGCACGCAGCTGATGACGGTCTACAAGCCGATCAACGCGATTGCCACGAAGGCGGCGGAAATGGCGGTGGCGGCTGCCAAGGGCGAGGCTATTTCGACAGATAAGACTGTTAACAACGGTAAAATTGATGTTCCATCCGTGCTGCTTGATCCGATTGCCGTCAATAAGGATAACCTGGATGTGCTGATCAAGGACGGATTCCACAAGCTGGAGGATGTGTACAAGAACGTTCCTAAGGACCAGTGGCCGAAACAATAA